In the Klebsiella aerogenes KCTC 2190 genome, one interval contains:
- the rplT gene encoding 50S ribosomal protein L20 codes for MARVKRGVVARARHKKILKQAKGYYGARSRVYRVAFQAVIKAGQYAYRDRRQKKRQFRQLWIARINAAARQNGISYSKFINGLKKASVEIDRKILADIAVFDKLAFTALVEKAKAALA; via the coding sequence ATGGCTCGCGTAAAACGTGGTGTAGTTGCCCGTGCACGTCACAAGAAAATTTTGAAACAAGCTAAAGGTTACTACGGTGCGCGTTCTCGCGTATACCGCGTTGCCTTCCAGGCTGTTATCAAAGCTGGTCAGTACGCTTATCGTGACCGTCGTCAGAAAAAGCGTCAGTTCCGCCAACTGTGGATTGCGCGTATCAACGCAGCAGCACGTCAGAACGGTATTTCTTACAGCAAATTCATCAACGGCCTGAAAAAAGCCTCTGTTGAAATCGACCGTAAGATCCTGGCTGACATCGCCGTATTCGACAAATTAGCGTTCACCGCTCTGGTCGAAAAAGCGAAAGCAGCTCTGGCATAA
- the pheM gene encoding pheST operon leader peptide PheM, producing the protein MNAAIFRFFFYFST; encoded by the coding sequence ATGAATGCTGCTATTTTCCGCTTCTTTTTTTACTTTAGCACCTGA
- the pheS gene encoding phenylalanine--tRNA ligase subunit alpha, translated as MSHLAELVASAKAAINEASDVAALDNVRVEYLGKKGHLTLQMTTLRELPPEERPAAGAVINEAKEQVQQALNARKAELEGAALNARLAAETIDVSLPGRRIENGGLHPVTRTIDRIENFFGELGFTVATGPEIEDDYHNFDALNIPGHHPARADHDTFWFDATRLLRTQTSGVQIRTMENQQPPIRIIAPGRVYRNDYDQTHTPMFHQMEGLIVDKNISFTNLKGTLHDFLNNFFEEDLQVRFRPSYFPFTEPSAEVDVMGKNGKWLEVLGCGMVHPNVLRNVGIDPEVYSGFAFGMGMERLTMLRYGVTDLRAFFENDLRFLKQFK; from the coding sequence ATGTCACATCTCGCAGAGCTGGTTGCCAGTGCCAAGGCAGCCATTAACGAGGCATCAGATGTTGCCGCGCTGGACAACGTCCGCGTTGAATATCTGGGTAAAAAAGGGCATCTGACCCTGCAAATGACCACCCTGCGTGAGTTGCCGCCGGAAGAGCGCCCGGCAGCGGGTGCGGTCATTAACGAAGCGAAAGAGCAGGTGCAGCAGGCGCTGAACGCGCGTAAGGCTGAGCTGGAAGGCGCCGCGCTCAATGCCCGTCTGGCGGCAGAGACCATCGACGTCTCGCTGCCGGGTCGCCGCATCGAAAACGGCGGTTTACATCCGGTTACCCGCACCATCGATCGTATTGAAAACTTCTTCGGCGAACTCGGCTTTACCGTGGCGACTGGCCCGGAAATCGAAGATGACTATCATAACTTCGATGCGCTGAACATTCCGGGTCACCATCCGGCTCGCGCCGACCATGATACCTTCTGGTTCGATGCGACCCGTCTGCTGCGTACTCAGACTTCTGGCGTGCAGATCCGCACCATGGAAAACCAGCAGCCGCCAATTCGTATTATCGCGCCGGGCCGGGTCTATCGTAACGATTACGATCAGACCCACACCCCGATGTTCCATCAGATGGAAGGTCTGATTGTTGATAAGAACATCAGCTTCACCAATCTGAAAGGTACCCTGCACGATTTCCTGAATAACTTCTTCGAAGAAGATCTGCAGGTACGCTTCCGTCCGTCCTACTTCCCGTTCACCGAACCGTCTGCAGAAGTTGACGTGATGGGTAAAAACGGAAAATGGCTAGAAGTGCTGGGCTGCGGCATGGTGCACCCGAACGTACTGCGTAACGTCGGCATCGATCCGGAAGTTTACTCCGGCTTCGCCTTCGGCATGGGCATGGAGCGTCTGACCATGCTGCGTTATGGCGTGACCGATTTGCGCGCATTCTTCGAAAACGATCTGCGTTTCCTCAAACAGTTTAAATAA
- the pheT gene encoding phenylalanine--tRNA ligase subunit beta: protein MKFSELWLREWVNPAIDSEALSDQITMAGLEVDGVEPVAGSFNGVVVGEVVECGQHPNADKLRVTKVNVGGERLLDIVCGAPNCRQGLKVAVATIGAVLPGDFKIKAAKLRGEPSEGMLCSFSELGISDDHSGIIELPADAPIGTDIREYLKLDDNTIEISVTPNRADCLGIIGVARDVAVLNKAPLNAPEITPVAATIDDVLPIQVEAPQACPRYLGRVVKGINVKAPTPLWMKEKLRRCGIRSIDAVVDVTNYVLLELGQPMHAFDRDRIEGGIVVRMAKEGETLVLLDGSEAKLDSDTLVIADHKKALAMGGIFGGEHSGVNDETQNVLLECAFFSPLSITGRARRHGLHTDASHRYERGVDPALQYKALERATRLLIDLCGGEAGPIIDVTNEETLPKRATITLRRSKLDRLIGHHIDDAQVSDILQRLGCEVTVGQDQWQAVAPSWRFDMEIEEDLVEEVARVYGYNNIPDEPVQAGLIMGTHREADLSLKRVKTLLNDKGYQEVITYSFVDPKVQQLIHAGEEALILPSPISSEMSAMRLSLWTGLLGTVVYNQNRQQSRVRIFESGLRFVPDTQAPLGIRQDVMLAGVISGNRYEEHWNLAKETVDFYDLKGDLESVLDLTGKLADIEFRAEAATALHPGQSAAIYLKGERIGFIGVVHPELERKLDLNGRTLVFEIEWNKLADRVVPQAREISRFPANRRDIAVLVAENVPAADVLAECKKVGVNQVVGVNLFDVYRGKGVAEGFKSLAISLILQDTSRTLEEEEIAATVAKCVEALRERFQASLRD, encoded by the coding sequence ATGAAATTCAGTGAACTGTGGTTACGCGAATGGGTTAACCCGGCGATCGACAGCGAAGCGCTGTCCGATCAGATTACCATGGCGGGCCTGGAAGTTGACGGCGTTGAGCCGGTGGCCGGTAGCTTCAACGGCGTGGTCGTCGGTGAAGTGGTCGAGTGCGGCCAGCATCCGAATGCTGACAAACTGCGCGTTACTAAAGTCAATGTCGGCGGCGAGCGTCTGCTGGACATCGTCTGCGGCGCGCCAAACTGCCGTCAGGGCCTGAAGGTGGCCGTCGCGACCATTGGCGCCGTACTGCCGGGCGATTTTAAAATTAAAGCGGCGAAACTGCGTGGCGAACCGTCAGAAGGGATGCTGTGCTCTTTCTCCGAGCTGGGTATTTCCGACGATCATAGCGGTATCATCGAACTGCCGGCCGATGCGCCGATTGGTACCGACATTCGCGAATACCTCAAGCTTGACGACAACACCATCGAAATCAGCGTTACGCCAAACCGCGCCGACTGCCTGGGTATCATCGGCGTGGCGCGCGATGTCGCTGTGCTGAACAAAGCGCCGCTGAACGCGCCGGAAATCACTCCGGTTGCCGCGACCATTGACGACGTGCTGCCGATTCAGGTTGAGGCGCCGCAGGCGTGCCCGCGTTATCTGGGCCGCGTGGTGAAAGGCATCAACGTCAAAGCGCCGACCCCGCTGTGGATGAAAGAAAAACTGCGCCGCTGCGGTATCCGTTCTATTGATGCGGTGGTTGACGTGACCAACTACGTGCTGCTTGAACTGGGCCAGCCGATGCATGCCTTTGACCGCGACCGCATTGAAGGCGGTATCGTGGTGCGGATGGCGAAAGAGGGCGAAACGCTGGTGCTGCTGGACGGCTCTGAAGCTAAGCTCGATAGCGATACGCTGGTTATTGCTGACCATAAGAAAGCGCTGGCGATGGGTGGTATCTTCGGCGGCGAACATTCCGGCGTTAACGATGAAACCCAGAACGTACTGTTGGAATGCGCGTTCTTCAGCCCGCTGTCTATCACCGGTCGCGCGCGCCGTCATGGCCTGCACACCGATGCATCCCATCGCTACGAGCGCGGCGTCGATCCAGCACTGCAGTATAAAGCGCTGGAGCGTGCGACCCGTCTGCTGATCGACCTGTGCGGCGGTGAAGCCGGCCCGATTATCGATGTAACAAACGAAGAGACGCTGCCAAAACGCGCCACCATCACCCTGCGCCGCAGCAAGCTGGATCGCCTGATCGGCCATCATATCGATGACGCGCAGGTTAGCGACATTCTGCAGCGCCTGGGTTGCGAAGTGACCGTTGGTCAGGACCAGTGGCAGGCCGTTGCGCCAAGCTGGCGTTTCGATATGGAGATCGAAGAAGACCTGGTTGAAGAAGTGGCCCGCGTCTACGGCTACAACAACATTCCTGACGAGCCGGTACAGGCGGGTCTGATTATGGGAACCCACCGTGAAGCGGATCTGTCGCTGAAGCGCGTGAAAACGCTGCTGAACGACAAAGGTTATCAGGAAGTGATTACCTACAGCTTCGTTGACCCGAAAGTACAGCAGCTAATCCACGCCGGTGAAGAGGCGCTGATTCTGCCAAGCCCGATCTCCAGCGAAATGTCGGCGATGCGCCTGTCGCTGTGGACCGGCCTGTTGGGCACCGTCGTCTACAACCAGAACCGTCAACAGAGCCGCGTGCGCATCTTTGAGAGCGGTCTGCGCTTCGTGCCGGATACTCAGGCGCCGCTGGGCATTCGTCAGGATGTGATGCTGGCCGGGGTGATTAGCGGTAACCGCTACGAAGAACACTGGAACCTGGCAAAAGAAACCGTCGATTTCTATGATTTAAAAGGCGATCTGGAATCTGTTCTTGATCTGACCGGTAAATTAGCCGATATCGAATTCCGCGCAGAAGCGGCTACCGCACTGCATCCGGGACAATCCGCGGCGATTTATCTGAAAGGTGAACGCATTGGTTTCATTGGGGTTGTTCATCCGGAACTGGAACGTAAACTGGATCTCAACGGCCGCACTCTGGTGTTCGAAATCGAGTGGAACAAGCTTGCAGACCGCGTGGTGCCTCAGGCGCGCGAAATTTCTCGCTTCCCGGCAAACCGTCGCGATATCGCGGTACTGGTCGCGGAAAACGTCCCTGCAGCTGATGTTTTGGCCGAATGTAAGAAAGTTGGCGTAAATCAGGTAGTTGGCGTAAACTTATTTGACGTGTACCGTGGTAAGGGTGTGGCGGAAGGCTTTAAGAGCCTTGCGATTAGCCTGATCCTTCAGGATACCAGCCGTACACTCGAAGAAGAGGAGATTGCCGCTACCGTTGCCAAATGTGTAGAGGCATTAAGAGAGCGATTCCAGGCATCATTGAGGGATTGA
- the ihfA gene encoding integration host factor subunit alpha, whose amino-acid sequence MALTKAEMSEYLFDKLGLSKRDAKELVELFFEEIRRALENGEQVKLSGFGNFDLRDKNQRPGRNPKTGEDIPITARRVVTFRPGQKLKSRVENASPREK is encoded by the coding sequence ATGGCGCTTACAAAAGCTGAAATGTCAGAATATCTGTTTGATAAGCTTGGGCTTAGCAAGCGGGATGCCAAAGAACTGGTAGAGTTGTTTTTCGAAGAGATCCGTCGTGCTCTGGAAAACGGAGAACAGGTAAAACTCTCCGGGTTTGGCAACTTCGATTTGCGTGATAAGAACCAACGCCCGGGACGTAACCCGAAAACGGGGGAGGATATTCCCATTACAGCCCGGCGTGTGGTGACCTTCAGACCCGGACAGAAGTTAAAAAGCCGTGTCGAAAACGCTTCACCCAGAGAGAAATAA
- a CDS encoding RidA family protein: MTIIRNNPQPRLSASVEYGNLVFLSGQTPKSSADDIALQTREVLEKLDALLVAAGSDKQHILSAQIWLKDISRDFAAFNEVWVAWMPEGHSPARAAVQAEMARPDILVEIMVTAVKA, translated from the coding sequence ATGACAATTATTCGTAATAATCCGCAACCCCGACTTTCCGCCAGCGTCGAGTACGGCAACCTGGTGTTTCTCTCCGGCCAAACGCCGAAAAGCAGCGCTGATGATATTGCGCTGCAAACCCGCGAAGTACTGGAGAAGCTCGACGCCCTGCTGGTCGCCGCCGGTAGCGACAAGCAGCACATCCTTTCCGCACAGATCTGGCTTAAAGATATCTCACGCGATTTTGCCGCGTTTAATGAGGTCTGGGTGGCGTGGATGCCGGAAGGCCATAGCCCGGCGCGGGCAGCCGTTCAGGCCGAGATGGCGCGGCCCGACATCCTGGTGGAAATCATGGTCACCGCCGTAAAAGCGTAA
- a CDS encoding D-amino acid dehydrogenase → MYQVMKKRIVIIGGGVVGLATAWVLIKSGHQVQLLERNAEPGSATSFANGGQLSYRYVAPLADRGVPLQGIKWMGKADSPLNMRLQMSFQQWRWLLQFLRACNSQSNKINGDHILRLSLLSRQVMQSWLDEDNLADFHWRRSGKLIIHRREYDFHKAAKGINPQYQHALSAEACLQLEPALKHISHSLQGGIYSPGDETADCHKFCLALLDKLNASSNFSLLTHCEVLRLNKRDGRISSLETSRGTITGDDYVVAAGNGSGPLLGHLGVRVPLCALKGYSLTLPYPKEAGIAPDISVTDYGHKIVYARLGDRLRIAAMVDIGYDGEEIRDSRVQALKNIVANSFPDLQGLDEAEAWTGMRPSTPAGPPMLGRAGYQNLWMNLGQGSLGFTLAAGSAVILGALLDGEAPAISLDGLTWKQSA, encoded by the coding sequence ATATATCAGGTTATGAAAAAACGCATTGTGATTATCGGCGGCGGCGTGGTAGGGCTGGCCACCGCCTGGGTATTAATTAAGAGCGGACACCAGGTGCAGCTACTGGAGCGCAACGCCGAGCCGGGCAGCGCCACAAGTTTCGCCAACGGCGGGCAATTAAGCTACCGCTACGTGGCGCCGCTTGCCGACCGTGGCGTCCCCCTGCAGGGGATTAAATGGATGGGCAAAGCCGATTCGCCGCTGAATATGCGCCTGCAAATGTCTTTCCAGCAGTGGCGCTGGCTGTTGCAGTTCCTGCGCGCCTGCAATAGCCAAAGCAACAAAATTAACGGCGATCATATTTTACGCTTATCCCTGCTCAGCCGTCAGGTTATGCAGTCGTGGCTTGATGAAGATAATCTTGCTGATTTTCACTGGCGGCGTAGCGGTAAACTCATTATCCATCGCCGGGAGTACGACTTTCATAAAGCGGCGAAAGGGATTAATCCCCAGTATCAGCATGCCCTGAGCGCCGAAGCCTGCCTGCAGCTGGAACCGGCGCTGAAACACATCAGCCATTCGCTACAAGGCGGGATTTATTCACCGGGAGATGAAACGGCAGACTGCCATAAATTCTGCCTCGCCCTGCTCGACAAACTCAATGCCAGCAGCAACTTCAGCCTGCTCACCCACTGCGAGGTGCTGCGACTCAATAAGCGCGACGGACGCATCAGTTCGCTTGAGACCAGCCGCGGTACAATAACCGGCGATGATTATGTCGTCGCCGCCGGCAACGGTAGCGGCCCACTGCTGGGTCATCTGGGCGTGCGCGTGCCGCTGTGCGCGCTGAAGGGATACAGCCTGACCCTTCCCTACCCTAAAGAGGCCGGGATCGCGCCGGATATCAGCGTGACTGACTACGGACACAAAATCGTTTACGCCCGCCTGGGCGATCGGTTACGCATCGCGGCGATGGTGGATATCGGCTACGACGGTGAAGAAATACGGGATAGCCGCGTTCAGGCGCTGAAAAATATCGTCGCGAACAGCTTCCCCGATCTGCAGGGGCTGGATGAGGCTGAAGCCTGGACCGGTATGCGCCCGTCGACGCCAGCGGGCCCACCGATGCTGGGGCGCGCCGGATACCAGAATCTGTGGATGAATCTCGGCCAGGGTAGCCTTGGTTTTACGCTCGCGGCCGGCAGCGCCGTGATACTGGGAGCACTCCTCGATGGCGAAGCGCCGGCAATTTCTTTAGATGGTCTGACATGGAAACAATCCGCATGA
- a CDS encoding LysR family transcriptional regulator translates to MKLRHLEIFYAVMTCGSLSRAAESLNISQPAASKALKNAELKLGFKLFQRVRGKLLPSSEALTLFEKAQSIYQDLDNLRLLADNLARDPRAKITLGCLPSLGLSLVPELVTDFYQQNSNLVMTLTTEHTETLVKKLDLREIDLALTLQPVQQGEIITTLIAEVPLVYIDRDYRQGAVDIKEIDQQRWISPGPHSLSAAIATRRDFSTTRLNVQTYYMATEFVKRGIGCSITDIFSARHNLSPEMIHPITPPMKINLCLLRRADVSLSPITQKFVDFLCKQLRQQLKEINLQLYPDHKKSIAPLG, encoded by the coding sequence ATGAAACTGCGCCATCTGGAAATCTTCTACGCCGTGATGACTTGCGGCTCTCTTTCACGTGCGGCGGAATCGCTGAATATCTCCCAGCCGGCCGCCAGTAAAGCGTTAAAAAACGCCGAGCTTAAGCTCGGTTTTAAGCTGTTTCAGCGGGTACGGGGTAAGCTGCTGCCAAGTAGCGAAGCGCTCACACTTTTTGAAAAAGCGCAGAGCATTTATCAGGATCTCGATAACCTGCGCCTGCTGGCGGATAATCTGGCCCGCGATCCGCGCGCCAAAATCACCTTAGGCTGTTTACCAAGCCTTGGATTAAGCCTGGTGCCGGAGCTGGTGACCGATTTTTATCAGCAAAACAGTAATCTGGTGATGACCTTAACCACCGAGCATACTGAGACGCTGGTCAAAAAATTGGATCTGCGCGAAATAGATTTAGCGCTGACGCTGCAGCCGGTTCAGCAGGGGGAAATAATCACTACCCTGATTGCCGAAGTACCGCTGGTCTATATCGACCGCGACTACCGACAAGGCGCGGTGGACATCAAAGAGATCGATCAGCAGCGCTGGATATCGCCGGGGCCGCATTCGCTCTCTGCCGCCATCGCCACCCGCCGTGATTTTTCCACTACCCGGCTTAATGTACAGACCTACTACATGGCCACCGAGTTCGTGAAGCGCGGTATCGGCTGCAGCATCACCGATATCTTCTCGGCGCGGCATAATCTGTCGCCGGAGATGATTCACCCGATTACGCCGCCGATGAAAATCAACCTATGCCTGCTGCGTCGCGCCGATGTTTCGCTCAGCCCAATCACACAGAAATTTGTCGATTTTCTGTGTAAACAGCTGCGTCAACAGCTCAAAGAAATTAACCTGCAGTTATACCCTGACCATAAAAAGTCAATTGCGCCGCTGGGGTAA
- a CDS encoding gluconate:proton symporter, translating into MSDSTLAGNTLARRNITRKNVIIGLLLVLFVLTAWWCHGRPSNELGLLGFTPLVALAVLSLVGVDIVLAVISSIIIAMIMTSTGLPEMGTMLAKSTGSFIATVGLIIMLGAGVGEVATRTGAAVELVKFVVHRIGLSSQTRVKFGIVVSSILICGSLGTMAGGNAIIVAVIIPVAAAVRLTPPTVAALMMTAGSVGLFTGPFTPSTVTILSLGGLSYPDYLLYVGLPMSAVTLLAGWVMAGRIQKMTEGKLRYEVDLTEKPTEALSAAQLRRRKLSALAFAATIIVMAVIGVVIKAGFSFAIIVMLLVALITGLVGGLRPTQILQALYHGCGRLVWMFILYWLYNPILELMDGLHAYQGLLDYTQPLLEGISPAWLCFCIFAFNIIGHVPGAAVAQMTFTHKIFGPMLMAAGVPPQGTTAVLLASSQVDWFGPFPSSDMFGQMGLAQSTHLKYMLYNGWAIVVANIILFALLFQILV; encoded by the coding sequence ATGAGTGACTCAACGCTCGCTGGCAATACGCTCGCCAGACGAAATATCACAAGAAAAAACGTTATTATTGGCCTGTTATTGGTGCTGTTTGTGTTGACCGCGTGGTGGTGCCATGGCCGCCCGAGTAATGAACTCGGCCTGTTGGGCTTTACGCCATTAGTGGCGTTAGCGGTTCTGTCTCTGGTCGGTGTCGATATTGTGCTGGCGGTGATTTCTTCAATTATTATCGCCATGATTATGACCTCCACCGGGTTGCCGGAAATGGGCACCATGCTGGCGAAATCCACCGGTTCATTTATCGCCACCGTCGGGCTGATTATTATGCTCGGCGCCGGGGTGGGCGAAGTCGCCACCCGTACCGGCGCCGCGGTTGAGTTAGTGAAATTTGTGGTTCACCGCATCGGCCTTTCCAGCCAGACCCGAGTGAAGTTTGGCATTGTGGTGTCCTCGATTTTAATCTGCGGCTCGCTGGGGACGATGGCTGGTGGTAACGCGATTATTGTCGCGGTGATCATCCCGGTGGCGGCAGCGGTACGCCTGACTCCGCCGACGGTGGCCGCGCTGATGATGACCGCCGGATCCGTGGGATTGTTTACCGGGCCGTTTACCCCCAGCACCGTGACTATCCTGAGCCTCGGCGGATTAAGCTATCCGGATTATCTGCTGTACGTGGGGCTGCCGATGAGCGCGGTGACGCTGCTGGCTGGCTGGGTGATGGCGGGGCGGATCCAGAAGATGACCGAAGGAAAACTACGCTATGAAGTCGATCTCACGGAGAAGCCAACAGAAGCACTGAGCGCTGCGCAGCTGCGTCGGCGTAAGCTCAGCGCGTTGGCCTTCGCGGCAACGATTATCGTGATGGCGGTCATTGGCGTGGTGATCAAAGCCGGATTCAGCTTTGCGATTATCGTGATGCTGCTGGTGGCCCTGATTACCGGGCTGGTGGGCGGCCTGCGCCCGACGCAGATCCTGCAGGCGCTGTACCACGGTTGTGGCCGTCTGGTGTGGATGTTTATTCTCTACTGGCTGTATAACCCGATCCTGGAGCTGATGGATGGCCTTCATGCCTATCAGGGGCTGCTCGACTATACCCAGCCGCTGCTGGAAGGCATTTCGCCTGCCTGGCTGTGCTTTTGCATCTTCGCTTTCAATATTATTGGTCACGTACCGGGGGCGGCGGTGGCGCAGATGACCTTCACCCACAAAATTTTCGGCCCGATGCTGATGGCCGCCGGCGTACCGCCGCAGGGAACCACTGCGGTGCTGCTGGCCTCTTCGCAGGTCGACTGGTTTGGCCCATTCCCCTCTTCGGATATGTTCGGTCAGATGGGGCTGGCGCAGTCTACCCATCTGAAATACATGCTGTATAACGGCTGGGCGATTGTGGTGGCGAATATCATTCTCTTCGCGCTACTGTTCCAGATACTGGTGTAA
- the btuC gene encoding vitamin B12 ABC transporter permease BtuC, producing MQTFVDIQQRHNRRWLTALTLILLVTLTISLCAGDQWIPPQEWFSAKGELFIWQIRLPRTLAVLLVGAALALSGSIMQALFENPLAEPGLLGVSNGAGVGLIAAVLLGHGVLPMWALGLCAIAGALLITFILLRFARRHLSTSRLLLAGVALGIICSALMTWAVYFSTSFDLRQLMYWMMGGFGGVDWQQLWLMLALIPVLLWVCWQSQPLNLLALGEVSARQLGLPLWLWRKLLVVATGWLVGVSVALAGAIGFIGLVIPHILRLCGLSDHRVLLPACLLAGASALLGADIIARLALSAAELPIGVVTATLGAPVFIWLLLRSGIRG from the coding sequence ATGCAGACCTTCGTCGATATTCAACAGCGCCATAACCGTCGTTGGCTAACCGCCTTAACGCTGATTCTGCTCGTCACATTGACTATTAGCCTGTGCGCCGGTGACCAGTGGATCCCGCCGCAGGAGTGGTTTAGCGCCAAAGGCGAGCTGTTTATCTGGCAAATCCGCCTGCCGCGCACGCTGGCGGTGCTATTAGTGGGGGCGGCGCTGGCGCTTTCCGGGTCGATCATGCAGGCGCTGTTTGAAAACCCGTTGGCGGAGCCGGGTCTGCTGGGCGTTTCTAACGGTGCGGGCGTTGGGCTGATTGCCGCCGTGCTGTTAGGCCACGGCGTGTTACCCATGTGGGCGCTGGGGCTGTGCGCCATTGCCGGCGCGCTGCTGATTACCTTTATTCTGCTCCGTTTCGCCCGGCGCCACCTGTCCACCAGCCGTCTGCTGCTGGCGGGCGTGGCGCTCGGCATTATTTGTAGCGCGTTGATGACCTGGGCGGTCTATTTCTCAACCTCTTTTGACCTGCGCCAGCTGATGTACTGGATGATGGGGGGTTTTGGCGGCGTCGACTGGCAGCAGCTGTGGCTGATGCTGGCGCTAATACCGGTGCTGCTGTGGGTATGCTGGCAGTCGCAGCCGCTGAACCTACTGGCGTTGGGCGAAGTCTCGGCGCGTCAGCTCGGCCTGCCGCTGTGGTTATGGCGAAAACTACTGGTGGTGGCCACCGGCTGGCTGGTCGGCGTCAGCGTGGCGCTGGCGGGGGCGATTGGCTTTATTGGTCTGGTGATCCCGCATATTTTGCGCCTGTGCGGCCTGAGCGATCATCGGGTGCTGCTTCCCGCCTGCCTGTTAGCTGGCGCCAGCGCGCTGCTCGGCGCCGATATCATCGCCCGGCTGGCGTTATCGGCGGCGGAATTACCGATCGGCGTGGTGACGGCGACGCTGGGGGCGCCGGTGTTCATCTGGTTGCTGCTGCGTTCAGGGATACGGGGGTAG
- a CDS encoding MetQ/NlpA family ABC transporter substrate-binding protein yields the protein MKKLLSSVLIATSVALLSACSSDDNNKVKVAINTGPDEAIWKVVEQVAKDKYNLDVEVISFNDYVLPNEALNNKDVDANAFQTLPYLEAQSKERGYKFAIVGKTFVFPIAAYSRKIKNISELPDGATVSISNETTTLGRSLLLLQAQGLIKLKDGVGYLPTTLDIIDNPKHLKIVEVDTPQLTRTLDDPNVTLAIINTNFSAQVGLSAARDGLFMEGPDSPYVNAIVAREDNKDSKKIQELKEAFQTREVADKAQEVYKGDAIKGW from the coding sequence ATGAAGAAGTTGTTAAGCTCGGTGTTAATCGCCACATCGGTGGCGCTGTTATCCGCCTGCTCTTCGGACGATAACAATAAGGTTAAAGTCGCGATCAATACCGGCCCGGATGAAGCTATCTGGAAAGTCGTAGAGCAGGTAGCAAAAGATAAATATAACCTCGACGTTGAGGTTATCTCTTTCAATGATTACGTCCTGCCGAATGAAGCATTAAATAATAAGGATGTCGACGCCAACGCCTTCCAGACGCTGCCCTATCTCGAGGCGCAGTCGAAAGAGCGCGGCTATAAATTCGCCATCGTCGGTAAAACGTTCGTCTTCCCGATTGCCGCCTATTCGCGCAAAATCAAAAATATCAGCGAACTGCCTGACGGCGCGACCGTCTCTATCTCTAACGAAACCACCACGCTTGGCCGCAGCCTGCTGCTGTTACAGGCGCAAGGATTAATCAAGTTGAAAGACGGCGTAGGCTATCTGCCCACTACGCTGGATATCATTGATAACCCGAAACATCTGAAGATTGTCGAAGTCGATACTCCGCAGCTGACCCGTACGCTCGACGACCCGAACGTTACGCTTGCCATCATCAACACTAATTTCTCGGCGCAGGTCGGTTTATCCGCCGCCCGCGATGGCCTGTTTATGGAAGGCCCGGATTCACCTTATGTCAATGCGATTGTGGCGCGCGAAGATAATAAAGACAGCAAGAAAATTCAGGAGCTGAAAGAGGCCTTCCAGACCAGGGAAGTCGCCGATAAAGCGCAGGAAGTCTATAAAGGCGATGCCATCAAAGGCTGGTAA